The following are from one region of the Abiotrophia defectiva ATCC 49176 genome:
- a CDS encoding ABC transporter ATP-binding protein, translating to MLEVKHLVKHFGDLCAVNDVSFRVEPGSIMGIIGQNGSGKTTIFRMILNFLKLEPGASIEWQGKPMSSQVYDTVGYLPEERGLYDKMTIEDQIVFFAELRGMKKAQVLEKIDYWMEKFDVRGKRSDKIKSLSKGNQQKVQLIATLIHEPKLMILDEPFSGLDPVNADLLKQGILELKAKGSSIIFSSHNMNNVEEICDHLVMIHYGKQVLSGTVDEVKESFGRTRIFLESPDWNQAQLQALPGVEKVRHLSGHRYHLILSDESAGHAIFDAVTQGKYIAQFSQQPPTLDEIFKLKVEVSDHE from the coding sequence GTGTTAGAAGTAAAGCATTTAGTTAAGCACTTCGGCGACTTGTGCGCTGTCAATGATGTCTCCTTTAGGGTGGAGCCAGGTAGTATTATGGGGATTATTGGTCAGAACGGGTCTGGTAAGACTACAATTTTTCGGATGATCCTCAATTTCTTGAAATTAGAACCTGGTGCATCCATTGAGTGGCAAGGGAAGCCTATGAGCAGTCAAGTCTATGATACGGTAGGCTATTTGCCGGAAGAACGTGGCTTATATGATAAGATGACCATCGAGGATCAGATTGTCTTCTTTGCGGAATTGCGCGGCATGAAGAAGGCCCAAGTTCTTGAAAAAATTGATTATTGGATGGAAAAATTCGATGTCAGAGGTAAAAGAAGCGATAAAATTAAGAGTCTGTCTAAAGGGAATCAACAGAAGGTGCAACTCATCGCGACCTTAATTCATGAGCCAAAACTCATGATTCTAGATGAGCCATTTTCAGGTCTAGACCCGGTTAATGCGGACTTACTCAAGCAAGGTATTCTAGAGCTCAAGGCGAAGGGTTCTTCCATTATTTTCTCTAGTCATAATATGAATAACGTAGAAGAAATTTGCGACCATTTGGTCATGATTCACTATGGTAAACAGGTGCTGTCAGGAACGGTTGACGAGGTTAAGGAGTCCTTCGGCCGGACCCGTATTTTCCTAGAAAGTCCTGACTGGAATCAAGCCCAACTTCAAGCCCTACCAGGCGTAGAAAAGGTCCGTCACCTAAGCGGTCATCGCTATCATTTGATTCTAAGTGATGAGTCCGCCGGTCATGCCATCTTTGACGCAGTGACACAAGGAAAGTATATTGCCCAATTTAGTCAACAACCGCCAACCTTAGATGAGATTTTCAAGTTGAAAGTAGAGGTGTCTGACCATGAGTAA
- a CDS encoding ComEA family DNA-binding protein, with product MEPQYQLKTGVAKLKWWLVGLFAIGIIGIVIGLIWLNLRPRRPIMQEESSISSSRLAEPISSQQSSQPDKIYVDLKGAVKHPGVYALDQGSRVFDLLEMAGGLTEDAAERALNQAQLLVDQQSLYVPTMAEWEAESQGPQANVVGSQAPLVSSPNSGKVNVNQADLSQLETLPGIGAKKAQAIIDYRTANGSFHSLEDLGKVKGIGPKMLEKLKDLVIFQ from the coding sequence ATGGAACCCCAGTATCAACTTAAGACAGGTGTAGCTAAGCTAAAATGGTGGTTAGTCGGCTTATTTGCCATAGGAATTATAGGCATTGTCATTGGCTTAATATGGCTTAACTTGCGCCCAAGACGGCCCATAATGCAAGAAGAGTCTTCTATCAGTTCTAGTAGGCTTGCTGAGCCAATCTCTTCCCAGCAATCCTCCCAGCCCGACAAGATTTATGTAGACCTCAAGGGAGCTGTCAAGCATCCAGGAGTCTATGCCTTAGACCAGGGTAGTCGGGTCTTTGACTTGCTGGAAATGGCGGGGGGGTTGACGGAAGATGCGGCCGAGCGGGCCCTTAACCAAGCTCAACTCCTGGTGGATCAGCAGAGTCTCTATGTACCCACCATGGCGGAATGGGAGGCTGAGAGCCAGGGACCGCAAGCTAACGTGGTAGGAAGTCAGGCTCCCTTAGTTTCTAGTCCTAATAGTGGCAAGGTTAATGTCAATCAAGCCGATTTAAGCCAACTCGAGACCTTACCGGGTATTGGGGCTAAAAAAGCCCAAGCCATTATCGACTACCGGACGGCAAACGGCTCCTTTCATTCGCTTGAGGACTTAGGTAAAGTTAAGGGCATCGGACCTAAGATGCTAGAGAAGTTGAAGGATCTGGTGATTTTTCAATGA
- the pyk gene encoding pyruvate kinase: MKKTKIICTMGPASNTAEQMAKLIEAGMNVARFNFSHGSHEEHLERFNNLKAARQATGKLCAILLDTKGPEIRTNDMQDNAIDLVKGATVRISMTEVLGTKDKFSVTYANLINDVEVGSHILLDDGLVDLLVTEIDHANQELVTEIQNSGVIKSKKGVNVPNVSINLPGITEKDAADIRFGVREGIDFIAASFVRRASDVMEIREILEQEGRPNVKIISKIENQEGVDNIDEILSVSDGIMVARGDLGVEIPTHEVPIVQKYIIKKCNQAGKPVVTATQMLDSMQRNPRPTRAEAGDVANAIFDGTDAVMLSGETAAGDFPEEAVKTMAAICVRTEKELHEHDAFSIKRFDRSDMTEAIGQAVGHTAKNLGIETIVAPTSSGHTALMISKYRPNAHIVAATFDEETQRSLAVAWGVIPYVIDRPTSTDEMMDSATALVQEKGFAKEGDLILITAGVPVGEAGTTNLMKIQAIGTQLAKGEGVGNGNFIGKAVLATDAATANAKATAGTILVTRATDKDFLPAFDKIGALVTEEGGITSHAAIMGLEKGIPVIVAAKDVLSNVADGELITVDARRGLIYRGAAAII; the protein is encoded by the coding sequence ATGAAAAAAACTAAGATTATTTGTACCATGGGTCCTGCTTCTAACACAGCAGAACAAATGGCAAAGTTGATTGAAGCAGGGATGAACGTTGCACGTTTCAACTTCTCTCACGGTTCTCACGAAGAACACTTAGAACGCTTCAACAACTTGAAGGCTGCCCGTCAAGCTACCGGCAAACTTTGCGCCATTCTCTTGGATACCAAAGGTCCAGAAATCCGTACTAACGACATGCAAGACAATGCCATCGACTTAGTTAAGGGCGCAACTGTTCGTATTTCTATGACTGAAGTCTTAGGGACTAAGGACAAATTCTCTGTAACTTACGCTAACTTAATCAACGACGTTGAAGTAGGTAGCCACATTCTCTTGGATGACGGTTTAGTTGACTTATTGGTAACTGAAATCGACCACGCTAACCAAGAATTAGTAACTGAAATTCAAAACTCTGGCGTAATCAAATCTAAGAAGGGTGTTAACGTTCCTAACGTTTCCATCAACTTACCAGGGATCACTGAAAAAGACGCTGCTGACATCCGCTTCGGTGTTCGCGAAGGGATCGACTTCATCGCTGCATCTTTCGTTCGTCGTGCTAGCGACGTTATGGAAATCCGTGAAATCTTAGAACAAGAAGGTCGTCCAAACGTTAAGATCATCTCTAAGATTGAGAACCAAGAAGGGGTCGACAATATCGACGAAATCTTGTCTGTATCTGACGGTATCATGGTAGCTCGTGGTGACTTAGGGGTAGAAATCCCAACTCACGAAGTGCCAATCGTTCAAAAATACATCATCAAGAAATGTAACCAAGCTGGTAAACCAGTTGTAACAGCAACTCAAATGTTAGACTCTATGCAACGCAACCCACGTCCAACTCGTGCGGAAGCTGGGGACGTTGCCAACGCTATCTTCGACGGGACTGACGCGGTAATGCTTTCTGGTGAAACTGCAGCAGGGGACTTCCCTGAAGAAGCAGTTAAGACTATGGCTGCTATCTGTGTTCGTACTGAAAAAGAATTGCACGAACACGACGCATTCAGCATCAAACGCTTCGACCGTTCTGACATGACTGAAGCAATCGGTCAAGCAGTTGGTCACACTGCTAAGAACTTAGGTATCGAAACCATCGTAGCACCTACAAGCTCAGGTCACACTGCTTTGATGATTTCTAAATACCGTCCAAACGCTCACATCGTGGCAGCTACTTTCGACGAAGAAACTCAACGTTCATTAGCTGTAGCATGGGGTGTTATCCCTTACGTTATCGACCGTCCAACTTCAACAGACGAAATGATGGATAGCGCAACTGCTTTGGTTCAAGAAAAAGGCTTCGCTAAAGAAGGCGACTTAATCTTAATCACTGCTGGTGTACCAGTTGGTGAAGCAGGGACCACTAACTTGATGAAAATTCAAGCCATTGGGACTCAATTAGCGAAGGGTGAAGGCGTCGGTAACGGCAATTTTATCGGTAAGGCTGTTTTAGCAACTGATGCGGCTACTGCCAATGCGAAAGCCACTGCTGGGACTATCTTAGTAACTCGTGCAACTGACAAGGACTTCTTGCCAGCATTCGATAAAATCGGTGCCCTTGTTACTGAAGAAGGCGGGATCACTTCTCATGCAGCCATCATGGGGCTTGAAAAAGGGATTCCTGTCATCGTAGCAGCTAAAGATGTGCTTTCTAACGTGGCAGATGGTGAATTAATCACTGTAGATGCGCGTCGTGGTTTAATCTACCGCGGTGCAGCAGCGATTATCTAA
- a CDS encoding DNA internalization-related competence protein ComEC/Rec2, with amino-acid sequence MLYHENWAWSLALVILIARLYFLGSKCHRRNYLLACLVLSIWCLGKWAWQYYEQSQLNQSIEPDIAQTYQLILAPSQVKHTATGWQGIGYLRLADGRLLPVLAKGQGDIQWDSGHEVMEVKGQASLKKAERARNFGVYDYQQSLADKGIDWVLDFKVVSAIQPKPLSLGAMEALRQWCLSPLARWKEQEASWTSLVLRLLFNQQTPGFRDQSVSLGVLGLSHFFAISGFHLLYLRRMLSRFFLRLGCLKESVAFWLPLLLLFYSWLCGWPIGSIRVLGGWGLVAFSKSYGDQSVTSMDRLSLVGLACLLCQPGLVFQPAYLLSFGLSAVLIFSNQAMEHPKHYTWRHQVYILLACLLVTWPLMMDWRYEWYPLQVLAIFLLGIVFEALIMPLALVSGLALILPGLDRLASLMDGIYQVLLEILAPVGKIFSWHVITGRLSLIYWFIFLILFLVWLRWGWRHPWTTGTVLVCAYGLILGLKPYQHWQSSVTVLDVGQGDSLVYQAAWSKEAWLIDTGGRPPYPASKEGPSFDTQYGYYNLIPALKAQGIGSLTGVMITHSDLDHIGSLASLSQEVAIDNLWISQHTASHPVWQEIKPYLATKTQVHILGPGQAYSIKDGLTFYTNNFNQATAPNDASIAATLAMGRHRLLNLGDMSGEYEQALIERFPEIQADILKCAHHGSRFSSSDALLNHLQPKLALLSAGVHNTYHHPHPDTLAKLSNRGIPYFATPYHGAIRYEWSDWGWEGWRTVLEAPQSTYPKSEPSHSKR; translated from the coding sequence ATGCTATACCACGAAAACTGGGCTTGGAGCCTGGCCTTAGTCATCCTGATTGCTCGGCTCTACTTTCTAGGATCTAAATGTCATCGGCGAAACTACCTCTTGGCTTGCCTGGTCTTAAGCATCTGGTGCTTGGGCAAGTGGGCCTGGCAATACTATGAGCAGTCTCAACTTAATCAAAGCATAGAGCCGGACATAGCGCAAACCTATCAGCTAATTCTAGCACCTAGCCAAGTCAAGCATACGGCCACAGGTTGGCAGGGAATAGGCTATTTAAGATTAGCAGATGGCCGTCTTCTGCCAGTACTTGCAAAAGGGCAGGGCGACATTCAATGGGATTCAGGCCATGAGGTGATGGAAGTCAAGGGGCAGGCTAGTCTTAAAAAAGCCGAGCGAGCCCGTAATTTTGGGGTCTATGACTATCAGCAAAGCTTAGCAGATAAGGGGATTGATTGGGTACTAGACTTTAAGGTAGTGTCTGCCATTCAACCGAAGCCACTGTCTTTAGGAGCTATGGAAGCCCTACGACAGTGGTGTTTGTCGCCCTTGGCTAGGTGGAAAGAGCAAGAGGCTTCCTGGACCAGCTTGGTTTTACGGCTTCTATTTAATCAGCAGACCCCGGGCTTTCGCGACCAGTCGGTGAGTTTGGGGGTGCTTGGCCTAAGTCATTTCTTCGCTATCTCTGGCTTTCATTTGCTCTATTTAAGACGAATGCTGAGTCGTTTCTTTTTGCGCTTAGGTTGCCTTAAAGAAAGTGTTGCTTTCTGGCTTCCCCTCTTGCTCCTCTTCTATAGCTGGCTATGTGGTTGGCCTATTGGTAGCATTAGAGTCTTAGGAGGCTGGGGGCTAGTAGCTTTTTCCAAGTCTTATGGCGACCAAAGTGTGACGTCTATGGACCGGCTAAGTCTTGTAGGACTGGCCTGTTTACTTTGCCAGCCTGGCCTAGTCTTTCAGCCGGCCTACCTGCTGAGCTTTGGCTTGTCAGCTGTACTCATATTTTCGAATCAAGCCATGGAGCACCCAAAACACTATACTTGGCGCCATCAAGTCTACATACTTTTAGCTTGTTTGCTCGTTACCTGGCCTCTTATGATGGATTGGCGTTATGAATGGTATCCGCTACAAGTGCTGGCCATATTTCTCTTAGGGATTGTCTTTGAAGCGCTTATTATGCCGCTAGCCTTAGTGTCAGGCCTAGCGCTCATTTTGCCAGGCTTAGACAGGCTGGCAAGTTTAATGGATGGGATTTATCAAGTCTTGCTAGAAATACTAGCGCCTGTAGGTAAAATCTTCTCTTGGCATGTCATCACAGGACGTTTAAGTCTCATTTACTGGTTCATTTTTCTAATTCTATTCCTAGTGTGGTTGCGTTGGGGCTGGCGCCATCCTTGGACAACAGGGACTGTTCTGGTTTGCGCTTATGGCTTAATACTGGGACTTAAACCATACCAGCATTGGCAGTCTAGTGTTACCGTATTAGATGTAGGGCAGGGGGATAGTCTGGTCTACCAAGCAGCCTGGTCCAAGGAAGCCTGGTTGATTGATACAGGCGGCAGGCCACCTTATCCAGCTAGCAAGGAAGGGCCGAGTTTTGACACTCAATATGGCTATTATAATCTGATTCCCGCCCTCAAAGCGCAAGGGATTGGCTCACTGACCGGGGTCATGATTACCCACTCGGATTTAGACCATATTGGTAGCCTGGCTAGTCTCAGTCAAGAAGTGGCCATTGACAATCTCTGGATTAGCCAGCATACCGCTAGTCATCCGGTATGGCAGGAAATCAAGCCCTATCTGGCGACAAAGACCCAAGTCCATATCTTAGGACCAGGCCAAGCCTATTCAATCAAGGATGGGCTGACCTTCTACACCAATAATTTTAATCAGGCGACGGCCCCCAACGACGCTTCCATTGCGGCAACTCTAGCGATGGGTAGGCACCGTCTACTTAATTTAGGTGATATGTCGGGTGAATATGAGCAGGCCTTGATTGAACGTTTCCCTGAAATTCAGGCCGATATTCTCAAATGCGCCCATCATGGCAGTCGCTTTAGCAGTTCAGATGCCTTGCTCAACCACCTGCAGCCTAAGTTAGCCTTGTTGTCTGCTGGAGTTCACAACACCTATCACCACCCTCATCCTGATACCCTGGCTAAACTAAGTAATAGGGGGATTCCTTATTTTGCAACACCCTATCATGGCGCCATCCGCTATGAGTGGAGTGATTGGGGTTGGGAGGGGTGGCGAACAGTTCTGGAAGCACCACAATCCACCTATCCTAAAAGTGAGCCTAGCCATTCAAAAAGATAA